The Amphiura filiformis chromosome 12, Afil_fr2py, whole genome shotgun sequence genome includes a region encoding these proteins:
- the LOC140166943 gene encoding uncharacterized protein: MACEHTGPHDRKFRTYVVNSKQLAEEMVDVVIEEGDILNSHDVVSLFTCTPVNKVLDIVKERVQKESWLKEYNKSYGYNLATEDVVELLDFILSTTHFTFRGQIFRQRFGAAMGSPVSPLAANLFMEHLEGTAIATAPMECKPKLWKRYVDDILQIVAKDEVNTLTDHLNQVIQLNSHMKRKKWERSHFWTP; encoded by the coding sequence TCAGAACATATGTGGTTAACTCCAAGCAGTTAGCGGAGGAGATGGTAGATGTGGTTATCGAGGAAGGGGATATCCTGAACTCGCATGACGTGGTCTCGTTGTTCACCTGTACACCAGTCAACAAAGTTCTTGACATTGTGAAAGAAAGAGTACAGAAAGAGAGTTGGCTCAAAGAATATAACAAATCTTACGGTTACAATCTTGCAACAGAAGATGTGGTGGAATTACTGGATTTCATCTTGTCTACCACACATTTCACGTTTCGTGGGCAGATCTTCAGACAGCGATTCGGGGCAGCCATGGGCAGTCCTGTGTCTCCATTGGCAGCAAACCTCTTCATGGAACACTTGGAAGGGACTGCAATTGCCACCGCGCCTATGGAATGTAAACCGAAGCTGTGGAAAAGATATGTTGATGATATCTTGCAAATCGTTGCCAAAGATGAAGTTAACACCCTCACCGACCACCTAAACCAAGTGATTCAATTAAATTCACATATGAAGAGGAAGAAGTGGGAAAGATCCCATTTTTGGACACCCTGA